One Brachybacterium aquaticum genomic region harbors:
- a CDS encoding small basic family protein — protein sequence MIAILGLVLGIVLGVVVQPDIPVALQPYLPIAVVAALDTLAGGLRASLDGAFDSHVFITSFLFNVLIAAFLVFLGDQLGVGSQLSTAVIVVLGIRIFSNAAAIRRLLFRS from the coding sequence GTGATCGCCATCCTCGGACTCGTGCTGGGCATCGTGCTCGGCGTCGTGGTCCAGCCCGACATCCCCGTCGCGCTGCAGCCCTACCTCCCCATCGCGGTCGTGGCGGCGCTGGACACCCTCGCCGGCGGTCTCCGCGCAAGCCTCGACGGCGCCTTCGACTCCCACGTGTTCATCACGTCGTTCCTGTTCAACGTGCTGATCGCGGCGTTCCTCGTGTTCCTCGGCGATCAGCTCGGCGTGGGCTCGCAGCTGTCCACCGCGGTGATCGTGGTGCTCGGCATCCGCATCTTCTCCAACGCCGCCGCGATCCGCCGGCTCCTGTTCCGCTCATGA
- a CDS encoding DUF881 domain-containing protein encodes MSTRPGKLREEHPTPHGETPYSPTSLLRALTADPYSVDDLREQEHPAGEATPPDNRATRTITLLLALLLGFVVSAAVVDLRYDAAAEDSPRALLEQEVRDTRAEADQLEERQGELEAQIAEAQGVVLDGTDDRSAEELAAHEQAGAAVAMTGPGIDLVLDDSAPLPSSPGAGPGAVNRVTDADVQIAVNGLWAAGAEAIAVNGQRVSSTTAIRTAGSAVLVDFRPLSPPYRITALGDPEQLRTGVEDSESGEYLADISSRYGIQLAWEPGEELTLPARAVGTLREATVPGAEPEPAPETPPTTAPDDPLTRQPDSAAATTGPDQEDPL; translated from the coding sequence ATGAGCACGCGACCAGGGAAGCTCCGCGAGGAGCATCCGACACCGCACGGTGAGACTCCGTACTCTCCCACCTCTCTCCTTCGCGCCCTCACCGCGGACCCGTACTCCGTCGACGACCTGCGCGAGCAGGAGCACCCCGCCGGCGAGGCGACCCCGCCCGACAACCGGGCCACCCGCACCATCACGCTGCTGCTGGCACTGCTGCTCGGCTTCGTCGTCAGCGCCGCGGTCGTGGACCTGCGGTACGACGCCGCCGCCGAGGACAGCCCCCGCGCGCTCCTCGAGCAGGAGGTGCGAGACACCCGTGCCGAGGCGGATCAGCTCGAGGAGCGTCAGGGCGAGCTCGAGGCGCAGATCGCCGAGGCCCAGGGTGTGGTGCTGGACGGGACGGACGACCGCTCCGCCGAGGAGCTCGCCGCGCACGAGCAGGCCGGCGCCGCGGTCGCGATGACCGGCCCCGGGATCGACCTCGTCCTGGACGATTCCGCCCCTCTGCCCTCGAGTCCCGGTGCCGGCCCCGGCGCCGTCAACCGCGTCACCGATGCCGACGTGCAGATCGCCGTGAACGGGCTGTGGGCCGCCGGGGCCGAGGCGATCGCCGTGAACGGTCAGCGCGTCTCCAGCACCACTGCGATCCGCACCGCCGGCTCCGCGGTCCTCGTCGACTTCCGGCCGCTGTCTCCGCCCTACCGGATCACCGCCCTCGGCGATCCCGAGCAGCTGCGCACCGGGGTCGAGGACTCCGAGTCCGGCGAGTACCTCGCGGACATCTCCTCCCGCTACGGCATCCAGCTCGCCTGGGAGCCGGGGGAGGAGCTGACCCTCCCGGCCCGCGCCGTCGGCACCCTGCGCGAGGCCACCGTGCCCGGGGCCGAGCCGGAGCCCGCCCCGGAGACCCCGCCGACCACCGCCCCGGACGACCCGCTGACCCGTCAGCCCGACAGTGCCGCGGCCACCACCGGCCCGGACCAGGAGGACCCTCTGTGA
- a CDS encoding class I SAM-dependent methyltransferase gives MSTDEQELQRWRDALAEQPTGWDFSTLTGFREEEPPWRWRTAVENLSQKADRVLDLGTGGGEVLASLADALPEGTVATEGWAPNLPIARERLVPLGIEVVEHDSEAPGARLPFEDDSFDLILSRHEAFAPADVARVLRPSGAFLTQQVGGDDLREVREAFGLGDPHADVTLESMVHDLVAAGLRVDRSHAFHGRYEFDDMSSLLGYLRRAPWDAPEDLDVDRHREALERLAAQMQDGPLIATVSRFVILARAPEAPDAGRVDFSALTGQDLEVPRV, from the coding sequence ATGTCGACCGACGAGCAGGAGCTGCAGCGCTGGCGCGACGCCCTTGCCGAGCAGCCCACAGGATGGGACTTCTCCACCCTCACCGGCTTTCGCGAGGAAGAGCCGCCGTGGCGCTGGCGCACCGCCGTGGAGAACCTCTCCCAGAAGGCGGACCGGGTCCTCGACCTCGGCACCGGCGGGGGAGAGGTGCTCGCCTCCCTCGCGGATGCCCTGCCCGAGGGGACCGTCGCCACCGAGGGCTGGGCGCCGAACCTGCCTATCGCCCGGGAGCGCCTTGTCCCGCTCGGCATCGAGGTCGTCGAGCACGACTCCGAGGCGCCCGGTGCTCGCCTCCCGTTCGAGGACGACTCCTTCGACCTGATCCTCAGCCGCCACGAGGCGTTCGCTCCGGCCGACGTCGCCCGCGTGCTCCGCCCGTCCGGTGCGTTCCTCACCCAGCAGGTGGGCGGGGACGACCTCCGCGAGGTGCGCGAGGCCTTCGGGCTCGGCGACCCCCATGCGGACGTGACGCTGGAGAGCATGGTCCACGACCTCGTCGCCGCCGGGCTGCGGGTGGACCGCTCCCACGCCTTCCACGGCCGCTACGAGTTCGACGACATGTCGAGCCTGCTCGGCTACCTGCGCCGCGCCCCGTGGGATGCGCCGGAGGACCTCGACGTGGACCGCCACCGCGAGGCCCTCGAGCGCCTCGCAGCGCAGATGCAGGACGGGCCGCTCATCGCGACGGTCAGCCGTTTCGTGATCCTCGCCCGCGCCCCGGAGGCCCCGGACGCCGGCCGCGTCGACTTCTCGGCGCTGACCGGGCAGGACCTGGAGGTGCCCCGCGTCTGA
- the purU gene encoding formyltetrahydrofolate deformylase produces MQNSAPSPAPAPHKFVLTFVCEDQPGIVHAVTGALLEAGGNIVESRQFESFDSHRFYMRVVIATEASQDEVTAALAPAIQRFSLDWAIDVVGRPVRTLILASKTTHCINDLLYQRDNSHLPIEVPLILANHDTVGKLAAFYDVPFEHRPIASPEDKAAFEQRVREVVEEQDIELVVLARYMQVLSPELVEFLNGRCINIHHSFLPGFKGANPYRQAYARGVKQIGATAHFVTTDLDEGPIIEQQVIRVDHTRSPQELMSIGQDTEARALRQAVAWYAQSRVLLDGTRTIIFR; encoded by the coding sequence ATGCAGAACTCCGCGCCCTCCCCCGCGCCCGCCCCGCACAAGTTCGTCCTCACCTTCGTGTGCGAGGACCAGCCGGGCATCGTCCATGCCGTCACCGGAGCCCTGCTCGAGGCCGGCGGCAACATCGTCGAGAGCCGTCAGTTCGAGAGCTTCGACTCCCACCGCTTCTACATGCGCGTGGTGATCGCCACCGAGGCCTCGCAGGACGAGGTCACCGCCGCGCTCGCACCCGCGATCCAGCGCTTCTCGCTGGACTGGGCCATCGACGTCGTCGGCCGTCCCGTGCGTACGCTGATCCTCGCCTCCAAGACGACCCACTGCATCAACGACCTGCTCTACCAGCGCGACAACAGCCACCTGCCGATCGAGGTGCCGCTGATCCTCGCGAACCACGACACCGTCGGGAAGCTCGCAGCGTTCTACGACGTGCCCTTCGAGCACCGCCCCATCGCCTCCCCCGAGGACAAGGCCGCCTTCGAGCAGCGGGTGCGTGAGGTGGTCGAGGAGCAGGACATCGAGCTCGTGGTCCTCGCCCGCTACATGCAGGTCCTCTCCCCCGAGCTGGTCGAGTTCCTCAACGGGCGCTGCATCAACATCCATCACTCCTTCCTTCCCGGCTTCAAGGGCGCGAACCCGTACCGCCAGGCGTACGCCCGCGGGGTGAAGCAGATCGGTGCGACCGCGCACTTCGTCACCACAGACCTCGACGAGGGCCCGATCATCGAGCAGCAGGTGATCCGCGTGGACCACACCCGCTCCCCGCAGGAGCTGATGTCGATCGGTCAGGACACCGAGGCGCGGGCGCTGCGTCAGGCCGTGGCCTGGTACGCGCAGTCGCGCGTGCTGCTGGACGGGACGCGCACGATCATCTTCCGCTGA
- a CDS encoding NUDIX hydrolase, which yields MPTPDFVLDLRERIGNDLLWMTGVTALVLDPSRTRMLAVRRADDGRWTPVTGIVDPGEEPARAAVREVAEESGIAATALRLVDVRVLPEISYPNGDRAQYLDLCFLCEADADQEPHPADGENTAAQWFPLDALPPMNDRFRDNLAFALEDRPEARFRR from the coding sequence ATCCCCACCCCCGACTTCGTGCTCGACCTTCGCGAGCGCATCGGCAACGACCTGCTGTGGATGACCGGCGTGACCGCGCTGGTGCTCGACCCGAGCCGCACCCGGATGCTCGCCGTGCGCCGCGCGGACGACGGCCGCTGGACCCCGGTCACCGGGATCGTCGACCCCGGCGAGGAGCCGGCCCGCGCCGCAGTGCGCGAGGTCGCCGAGGAGTCGGGGATCGCCGCCACCGCTCTGCGCCTCGTCGACGTGCGCGTCCTGCCCGAGATCTCCTACCCCAACGGCGACCGCGCCCAGTACCTGGACCTGTGCTTCCTGTGCGAGGCGGACGCGGACCAGGAGCCCCATCCGGCCGACGGGGAGAACACCGCCGCGCAGTGGTTCCCCCTGGACGCCCTGCCGCCGATGAACGACCGGTTTCGGGACAACCTCGCCTTCGCGCTCGAGGACCGCCCCGAGGCGCGGTTCCGCCGATGA
- a CDS encoding TM2 domain-containing protein has translation MSNPGENGAPSEQYGQQNPYGQPPAQDPSSQASPYGQQPPAQDPYGQNSYGQDPSAQASPYAQPSPYGQPSPYDQASPYGQASPYGQPSPYGQASASDPAAEGAGWSAVPGAGAPGADPYGTQPPAGGQPPVGGQPPYNGQPPYGGGGPVPQQPGQVPGGEGQNRLLVGLLGIFLGGFGVHRFLLGYTTIGIIQIVVTLITCGAGALWGLIEGIMVLAKAPAFEKDAHGRPLQDF, from the coding sequence ATGAGCAACCCCGGTGAGAACGGCGCCCCCTCCGAGCAGTACGGGCAGCAGAACCCCTACGGCCAGCCGCCCGCGCAGGACCCGTCCTCGCAGGCGTCCCCGTACGGGCAGCAGCCCCCGGCCCAGGATCCGTACGGGCAGAACTCGTACGGGCAGGACCCGTCCGCGCAGGCGTCGCCCTACGCTCAGCCGTCCCCGTACGGCCAGCCCTCGCCCTACGACCAGGCGTCCCCCTACGGCCAGGCCTCCCCGTACGGCCAGCCCTCGCCCTACGGTCAGGCCTCGGCCTCGGACCCGGCCGCCGAGGGCGCCGGCTGGTCGGCAGTGCCGGGCGCCGGAGCGCCGGGTGCCGACCCGTACGGCACCCAACCCCCGGCCGGCGGGCAGCCGCCCGTCGGCGGTCAGCCTCCGTACAACGGCCAGCCCCCGTACGGCGGCGGCGGTCCGGTCCCGCAGCAGCCGGGCCAGGTGCCCGGGGGAGAGGGGCAGAACCGTCTGCTCGTCGGTCTGCTGGGCATCTTCCTCGGCGGCTTCGGCGTGCACCGCTTCCTGCTGGGCTACACCACCATCGGCATCATCCAGATCGTCGTCACCCTGATCACCTGCGGAGCCGGCGCCCTTTGGGGCCTCATCGAGGGCATCATGGTGCTCGCCAAGGCGCCCGCCTTCGAGAAGGACGCCCATGGCCGCCCGCTGCAGGACTTCTGA
- the der gene encoding bifunctional cytidylate kinase/GTPase Der, with amino-acid sequence MHTSAPQTPAEGITIAIDGPAGSGKSTVSRLVAEALDGGILDTGAMYRAVAWSCLEDGVDLTDREAVARVAEEIDLDLGTDPAGATVVVAGTDITSEIRTQRISQQVSAVATNTLVRPILQRRQREVLFATAAERGFCVAEGRDITTVVAPDARVRVLLTASDEERMRRRAAELGLEDTPENRELMADQVLRRDRDDSAVSEFLTAAEGVHEVDTTGLEIEDVVEKILMLVAAAEAEDEEAEFGPAEPALAGPSAASPSADGAGAPLGLAGAEGSAPGEGPTDEEIEAALRAGLSEYELDDEDLALLTGEDGEPLLPSVQRNLPVVAVVGRPNVGKSTLVNRILGRREAVVEDRPGVTRDRVFYEAEWAGKDFWLVDTGGWEDKVQGIAYRVAEQAEVAVSLADVVMFIVDANVGITTTDEQLLKVLRRANVPIVLVANKVDDQRGELEAAALWNLGLGEPYPVSALHGRGSGDLLDAVVAAMPEEGRGAPVDHGPRRVALVGRPNVGKSSLLNRLAREQRVVVDDVAGTTRDPVDEKITLGGKEWTFVDTAGIRRRVLQSQGADYYASLRTHAALERAEVAVVLLEASEPISTQDLKIIDMVLESGRALVLAFNKWDLLDEERHKALEREIERDLAHVAWAPRVNISAATGRHAEKLVPALEKALESWDRRVPTGRLNAFLGQLVAAHPHPLRGGKQSRILFATQARTRPPRFVIFASGFLEHGYRRFIERRLREDFEFTGSPIVIGVRIREKRRR; translated from the coding sequence ATGCACACCAGCGCGCCGCAGACCCCCGCCGAGGGCATCACGATCGCGATCGACGGCCCGGCCGGGTCCGGGAAGTCGACCGTCTCCCGCCTCGTCGCAGAGGCACTGGATGGCGGCATCCTCGACACCGGCGCGATGTACCGCGCCGTCGCCTGGTCCTGCCTCGAGGACGGCGTGGACCTCACCGACCGCGAGGCCGTGGCCCGCGTCGCCGAGGAGATCGACCTCGACCTCGGCACCGACCCTGCAGGGGCGACCGTCGTCGTCGCCGGCACCGACATCACCTCTGAGATCCGCACCCAGCGCATCTCCCAGCAGGTCTCCGCCGTCGCCACCAACACCCTGGTGCGCCCGATCCTGCAGCGCCGCCAGCGCGAGGTCCTGTTCGCCACCGCCGCCGAGCGCGGCTTCTGCGTCGCGGAGGGCCGTGACATCACCACCGTCGTCGCCCCCGACGCCCGCGTGCGCGTGCTCCTGACCGCCTCCGACGAGGAGCGCATGCGCCGTCGCGCCGCGGAGCTCGGCCTCGAGGACACCCCCGAGAACCGCGAGCTCATGGCCGACCAGGTGCTGCGCCGCGACCGCGACGACTCCGCCGTCTCCGAGTTCCTCACCGCCGCCGAGGGCGTGCACGAGGTCGACACGACGGGCCTGGAGATCGAGGACGTCGTCGAGAAGATCCTGATGCTCGTCGCGGCCGCCGAGGCCGAGGACGAGGAGGCCGAGTTCGGCCCGGCCGAGCCGGCCCTCGCAGGCCCGTCGGCCGCGTCCCCGTCGGCCGACGGGGCCGGCGCGCCCCTCGGCCTCGCGGGCGCCGAGGGCTCGGCGCCGGGGGAGGGGCCGACGGACGAGGAGATCGAGGCCGCGCTGCGCGCAGGCCTGTCCGAGTACGAGCTGGACGACGAGGACCTCGCGCTGCTGACCGGCGAGGACGGCGAGCCGCTGCTGCCCTCCGTGCAGCGCAACCTGCCGGTCGTCGCCGTGGTCGGCCGCCCGAACGTCGGCAAGTCCACCCTGGTCAACCGCATCCTCGGCCGCCGCGAGGCCGTCGTCGAGGACCGCCCGGGCGTGACCCGCGACCGCGTCTTCTACGAGGCCGAGTGGGCGGGCAAGGACTTCTGGCTGGTGGACACCGGCGGCTGGGAGGACAAGGTCCAGGGCATCGCCTACCGCGTCGCCGAGCAGGCCGAGGTCGCCGTGTCCCTGGCGGACGTGGTCATGTTCATCGTGGACGCGAACGTCGGCATCACCACCACCGACGAGCAGCTGCTCAAGGTCCTGCGCCGCGCGAACGTGCCGATCGTGCTGGTCGCCAACAAGGTCGACGACCAGCGCGGCGAGCTCGAGGCCGCGGCGCTGTGGAACCTCGGCCTCGGCGAGCCGTACCCGGTCTCCGCCCTGCACGGCCGCGGCTCCGGCGACCTGCTGGACGCCGTGGTCGCCGCGATGCCCGAGGAGGGCCGCGGCGCACCGGTCGATCACGGGCCGCGCCGGGTCGCGCTCGTCGGACGCCCGAACGTGGGCAAGTCCTCCCTCCTGAACCGTCTCGCCCGCGAGCAGCGCGTGGTCGTCGACGACGTCGCCGGGACCACCCGCGACCCGGTCGACGAGAAGATCACCCTCGGCGGCAAGGAGTGGACCTTCGTGGACACCGCCGGCATCCGCCGCCGCGTGCTGCAGTCCCAGGGCGCCGACTACTACGCGTCCCTGCGCACCCATGCCGCGCTCGAGCGCGCCGAGGTCGCGGTCGTGCTGCTGGAGGCCTCCGAGCCGATCTCCACGCAGGACCTCAAGATCATCGACATGGTGCTCGAGTCCGGGCGCGCCCTCGTGCTCGCCTTCAACAAGTGGGACCTGCTGGACGAGGAGCGCCACAAGGCCCTCGAGCGGGAGATCGAGCGGGACCTCGCGCACGTCGCCTGGGCGCCGCGCGTGAACATCTCCGCCGCCACCGGGCGTCACGCCGAGAAGCTCGTGCCCGCGCTCGAGAAGGCGCTGGAGAGCTGGGACCGCCGCGTCCCGACCGGCCGTCTGAACGCCTTCCTCGGCCAGCTCGTCGCCGCCCACCCGCACCCGCTGCGCGGCGGCAAGCAGTCGCGGATCCTGTTCGCGACCCAGGCGCGCACCCGTCCGCCGCGGTTCGTCATCTTCGCCTCCGGCTTCCTCGAGCACGGCTACCGACGCTTCATCGAGCGCCGGCTGCGCGAGGACTTCGAGTTCACCGGCTCGCCGATCGTGATCGGCGTGCGGATCCGGGAGAAGCGCCGCCGCTGA
- a CDS encoding prephenate dehydrogenase, with amino-acid sequence MRSLVPSPVRIIGTGLIGGSLGMALRRAGVDVQVEDVSPGTAALAVELGVGELPTTGSRSPELVLVAAPPDVAASLVDRALRRWPDALVADVASVKTTVLEGLRLLAREEDLPRYIGGHPMAGREVSGVIAARADLFQGRPFVVVPHESTLPDAVTVLKGLATEIGSVPITMDAGAHDTAVAHVSHVPQVLSSLLATTLLEPSEQALGLAGQGLRDTTRIADSDPRLWVEILGANAAAVGEVLTAVAARLEQVREALTTLQGDPDPGTGSRRALADLIAEGNRGVRRIPGKHGGGTDAFSTIVVLVPDRPGELARLLTEIGQIGVNLEDLRLEHELGREVGLAHVAIDATREDLLTRELTARGWRVAEA; translated from the coding sequence GTGAGGAGCCTCGTGCCCTCCCCGGTGCGGATCATCGGCACCGGCCTGATCGGCGGCTCCCTCGGCATGGCCCTGCGCCGCGCCGGCGTGGACGTGCAGGTCGAGGACGTCTCCCCGGGCACCGCGGCCCTCGCCGTCGAGCTCGGCGTGGGGGAGCTGCCCACCACCGGCTCCCGCTCCCCGGAGCTGGTCCTGGTCGCCGCGCCCCCGGACGTCGCCGCCTCCCTCGTGGACCGTGCCCTGCGCCGCTGGCCCGACGCCCTGGTCGCGGACGTGGCGAGCGTGAAGACCACCGTCCTCGAGGGCCTGCGCCTCCTCGCCCGCGAGGAGGACCTGCCCCGCTACATCGGCGGGCATCCCATGGCCGGCCGTGAGGTCTCCGGCGTCATCGCCGCCCGCGCGGACCTCTTCCAGGGCCGCCCCTTCGTGGTCGTCCCCCACGAGAGCACCCTCCCGGACGCCGTGACGGTGCTGAAGGGACTGGCGACCGAGATCGGCTCCGTTCCGATCACCATGGACGCCGGCGCGCACGACACCGCCGTCGCCCACGTCTCCCACGTCCCCCAGGTGCTCTCGAGCCTGCTGGCGACCACCCTGCTCGAGCCCTCCGAGCAGGCGCTGGGCCTGGCCGGCCAGGGACTGCGCGACACGACGCGCATCGCCGACTCGGACCCGCGGCTGTGGGTCGAGATCCTCGGCGCCAACGCCGCCGCCGTCGGCGAGGTGCTCACCGCGGTCGCTGCCCGCCTCGAGCAGGTCCGCGAGGCGCTCACCACCCTGCAGGGCGATCCCGACCCCGGCACCGGCTCCCGCCGGGCGCTGGCCGACCTCATCGCCGAGGGCAACCGCGGCGTGCGCCGCATCCCCGGCAAGCACGGCGGCGGCACCGACGCGTTCTCCACGATCGTCGTGCTCGTCCCGGACCGTCCCGGCGAGCTCGCCCGGCTCCTCACCGAGATCGGGCAGATCGGCGTGAACCTCGAGGACCTCCGCCTCGAGCACGAGCTGGGCCGTGAGGTGGGCCTCGCGCACGTCGCCATCGACGCCACCCGTGAGGACCTGCTCACGCGAGAGCTCACGGCACGCGGCTGGAGGGTCGCCGAGGCGTGA
- a CDS encoding pseudouridine synthase — MATGGQGGSGGRRGSGSKGSSGGKAGSGGARSGGSRSGGGKQRRRSAFTPPRSTRLRDDEGAVRPVPTDADGEMPDLHREGGERLQKVLAQAGFGSRRACEALIGAGRVKVDGAVVLEQGVRIDPSTQVVHVDGRRLQLDTTKLTVALHKPRHVVSAMSDPEGRRDLTEFTAEFPQRLYHVGRLDYETEGLLLLTNDGELAHRLTHPSFAVEKTYVCRFDAPGGPPRGLVKTLREGVELEDGPARADRARVLAQDGREAVVEVTLHEGRNRIVRRMFASQGFELTALVRTRIGPVLLGDLAPGATRELTHRELGTLMAEVGL; from the coding sequence ATGGCGACCGGCGGGCAGGGCGGCTCCGGGGGCAGGCGCGGCTCCGGCAGCAAGGGCAGTTCCGGCGGCAAGGCCGGCTCCGGCGGCGCCCGCTCGGGCGGCTCCCGCTCCGGCGGCGGGAAGCAGCGCCGCCGCAGCGCCTTCACCCCGCCGCGCAGCACGCGCCTGCGCGACGACGAGGGCGCGGTGCGCCCCGTCCCGACCGACGCCGACGGCGAGATGCCGGACCTGCACCGCGAGGGCGGCGAGCGGCTCCAGAAGGTGCTCGCCCAGGCCGGGTTCGGCTCCCGCCGCGCCTGCGAGGCGCTGATCGGCGCGGGCCGCGTGAAGGTCGACGGCGCCGTCGTGCTCGAGCAGGGCGTGCGCATCGACCCGTCCACCCAGGTGGTCCACGTCGACGGCCGACGCCTGCAGCTGGACACCACCAAGCTCACCGTCGCCCTGCACAAGCCCCGCCACGTCGTCTCCGCCATGAGCGACCCCGAGGGGCGGCGCGACCTCACCGAGTTCACCGCCGAGTTCCCCCAGCGGCTCTACCACGTGGGCCGGCTCGACTACGAGACCGAGGGCCTGCTGCTGCTGACGAACGACGGCGAGCTCGCCCACCGCCTCACCCACCCCTCCTTCGCGGTGGAGAAGACCTACGTGTGCCGTTTCGACGCGCCCGGCGGTCCGCCCCGCGGGCTGGTGAAGACCCTGCGCGAGGGCGTGGAGCTCGAGGACGGCCCGGCCCGCGCCGACCGCGCCCGCGTGCTCGCCCAGGATGGCCGCGAGGCCGTGGTCGAGGTGACCCTCCACGAGGGCCGCAACCGCATCGTGCGCCGCATGTTCGCCTCCCAGGGCTTCGAGCTGACAGCGCTCGTGCGCACCCGCATCGGCCCGGTGCTGCTCGGCGACCTCGCCCCCGGCGCGACCCGCGAGCTCACCCATCGCGAGCTCGGCACCCTGATGGCGGAGGTGGGACTGTGA
- a CDS encoding ParA family protein encodes MSPTSPQQLDIDLGPTGRPMPELPEPAPLDSHGPARIISMVNQKGGVGKTTSVINLGAALAELGRKVLLVDLDPQGALSAGTGVNPYDLDVTVYNLLMERGHDVREVIQETDTENLDVLPANIDLSAAEVTLVNEVAREMALARVLRPVADDYDVIIIDCQPSLGLLTVNALAASHGVIIPLEAEYFALRGVALLVETIEKVQDRINPRLELDGILITMFDPRTLHAREVCQRVVEAFPDQVFHTTINRTVKFPDASVAAEPIISFASSNKGAEAYRQLARELISRGGAA; translated from the coding sequence GTGAGCCCGACCTCCCCCCAGCAGCTGGACATCGACCTCGGCCCCACCGGCCGACCGATGCCGGAGCTCCCGGAGCCGGCCCCGCTCGACTCCCACGGCCCCGCGCGGATCATCTCGATGGTCAACCAGAAGGGCGGCGTCGGGAAGACCACCAGCGTCATCAACCTCGGCGCGGCCCTCGCCGAGCTGGGCCGCAAGGTGCTGCTGGTGGACCTCGACCCCCAGGGTGCCCTCAGCGCCGGCACCGGCGTGAACCCCTACGACCTCGACGTCACCGTCTACAACCTGCTCATGGAGCGCGGTCATGACGTGCGCGAGGTGATCCAGGAGACCGACACCGAGAACCTCGACGTGCTCCCGGCGAACATCGACCTCTCCGCCGCGGAGGTCACCCTCGTCAACGAGGTGGCCCGAGAGATGGCGCTCGCCCGCGTGCTGCGCCCCGTCGCCGACGACTACGACGTCATCATCATCGACTGCCAGCCCTCGCTCGGCCTGCTCACCGTCAATGCCCTCGCGGCCAGCCACGGCGTGATCATCCCGCTGGAAGCCGAGTACTTTGCGCTGCGCGGTGTGGCCCTGCTGGTGGAGACCATCGAGAAGGTCCAGGACCGCATCAACCCGCGCCTGGAGCTCGACGGCATCCTCATCACCATGTTCGATCCGCGCACCCTGCACGCCCGCGAGGTGTGCCAGCGCGTGGTCGAGGCGTTCCCGGACCAGGTCTTCCACACCACCATCAACCGCACGGTGAAGTTCCCCGACGCGTCCGTCGCGGCGGAGCCGATCATCTCCTTCGCCTCCTCCAACAAGGGCGCCGAGGCCTACCGGCAGCTCGCCCGGGAGCTCATCTCCCGCGGCGGCGCCGCCTGA
- a CDS encoding tyrosine recombinase, translated as MTVPADEGAPADGGLRPGDRRLLEQYLGHLRVERGLSDNTLAAYSRDLRRYLRDLAQRDLEATAVDPSDLGEWLQALRTGADGGSALSAASAARSLAAVRGLHSFLDAERASTTGDPSRLVPSPSLPHRLPHPLSLDQVEALLEAAGRPGTGREATERSLRDRALVEILYGLGARISEATGLDLDDVDARERSAVLRGKGDKHRVVPVGRYALEALGAYLTRGRPALAAHGTGTPAIFLGSRGTRLTRQAAWQIVQRAARDAGLEDLPQPISPHTLRHSYATHLLHGGADVRSVQELLGHASVTTTQLYTQVTVDSLRETHAAAHPRARKGA; from the coding sequence GTGACGGTCCCGGCCGACGAGGGGGCACCGGCCGACGGCGGCCTGCGGCCCGGCGACCGGCGCCTGCTCGAGCAGTACCTCGGTCACCTGCGCGTGGAGCGGGGCCTCTCGGACAACACCCTCGCCGCCTACTCCCGCGACCTGCGCCGCTACCTGCGCGATCTCGCGCAGCGCGACCTCGAGGCCACCGCGGTGGACCCCTCCGACCTGGGGGAGTGGCTGCAGGCCCTGCGCACCGGGGCCGACGGGGGCAGCGCCCTCTCGGCCGCCTCCGCCGCCCGCTCCCTCGCCGCGGTGCGGGGGCTGCACTCCTTCCTCGACGCCGAGCGCGCCTCCACCACCGGCGACCCCTCCCGTCTCGTGCCGAGCCCCTCCCTGCCCCATCGGCTGCCGCACCCGCTCTCCCTCGACCAGGTCGAGGCGCTGCTGGAGGCGGCGGGCCGGCCGGGCACCGGCCGGGAGGCGACCGAGCGGTCCCTGCGCGACCGGGCGCTCGTGGAGATCCTGTACGGCCTCGGCGCCCGGATCTCCGAGGCGACCGGTCTGGACCTCGACGACGTGGATGCGCGGGAGCGCTCCGCCGTGCTGCGCGGCAAGGGCGACAAGCACCGCGTGGTCCCCGTCGGCCGCTATGCCCTCGAGGCGCTCGGCGCCTACCTCACCCGCGGCCGACCGGCGCTCGCGGCCCACGGCACCGGGACCCCGGCGATCTTCCTCGGCTCCCGCGGCACCCGGCTCACCCGCCAGGCGGCCTGGCAGATCGTCCAGCGCGCCGCCCGCGACGCGGGGCTCGAGGACCTTCCGCAGCCCATCAGCCCCCACACCCTGCGCCACTCCTACGCCACGCACCTCCTGCACGGCGGTGCGGACGTGCGCAGCGTCCAGGAGCTGCTCGGCCACGCCTCGGTCACCACCACGCAGCTGTACACGCAGGTGACGGTCGACTCCCTGCGCGAGACCCATGCCGCGGCCCACCCCCGCGCCCGGAAGGGGGCTTAG